The following is a genomic window from Mya arenaria isolate MELC-2E11 chromosome 4, ASM2691426v1.
TTTCGCAGTTTCTTTTCTTGTTGCCTCGCTGATTTGCGAATTTCCGCATTGTCGCCCGCCATTTGATGCATTTTGCTCTTTTGCCGCGAAAAGGCGAGACCACGAGATAGCACTAATCAGCCATCGTAGGTGTACTTTCTGGCAATATTCAACAAACAAACTTCCGCATCAGAGGTAGCTGCTAACGCCACTACCAATACCCCCAAGAAAATGTGACGCACGTGCACACAACAACAAGACGACCCTCGGGCTGAGAATCAGAAGCACGCGTACACTTGAATGCGTTACCATTATGAACGATCCGTTGATTGTATTTTTGCCAAGTTTTGTTTTATCcgtgtttttaaaaacatgtttataagaaaaaaatgccataaaaaAAGTCGAACTTTAAAATCATTGTGACCATGCACCCGAAAACTAGAATATTTTTAACAGTAATAATACTTTCGTTTTTGGGTCTGTCCGCGAGTCCAGTAGGTCTGCTATTATGGTGGTAGGAGATTCAAACAAAGAACATCATGGGAGGGTCTGTCCGCGAGTCCAGTGGGTCTGCTATTATGGTGGTAGGAGATTCAAACAAAGAACTTCATGGGAGGGTCTGTCGTGCATAACAATAGTGTTGCcagctcaaaggtcaaggtcagacaCGCAGTTCAACTCTCGAGTTCATAGAATCCCTAGCGGATTAAGGGGACGGGCCTACAAAATTAGATAGTCCACGTCTTATTATAAAAGCTAATATAGTGAAGGtgaaagaaaaaagttaaaatcatcattatttgtttcaacAAATTGATAAGTACtcaaaaattgtaataaaaccCCATACAAAACCTCTTTAGCATTAAGTTACTGGattatttgaatcataaaaGCTCATTATTGTGGACGATTTGTAAGATCATGCAGGTCAAATCAGATAAACCTATTTTGCATATCCGTACGCTGTCTTTACATATCTACAAAGACAGTACATCATTTATCTCAAGGACAAGTCTTTAtcgacataattatgaaaacttATGCCTTAGGCTGTGCACGAATAGCCGTGTTTGCAGAAGTTCAtaacttttgaaaacaatgaacgGACTCAGTTATTCCCGGTGTTCGAGTGACGGATCTTTTGACTATAcaactgttaaagatattttagaaaaatggtCTACAGTTCAGCCTGAGAAAGAAGCATTTGTTGGATATGACGTCGACGGCAACCGGACGTCAATAACGTCGCGACGGCTTTACGAAACAAGCGTCGCTTTCTCCAAATTTGTGACGAAAAGTGGACTAACAAAAGGGAAGTGTGTAGTGTTTTGTACGAAAAATTCGATACAGATGCTACAAGCGATGTTTGGCGTTCAAATTGCTGGCGGAATACCGATTTTCACGTCCTGTTCAATGGTTGATGGAAGTGACGTTATCGATCTTGTAGTGGACAGCAATTCTACGTTGCTCGTCATAGACGAAGCTGATGGATTATTATCATCATGTCTTTACGATAAAATAGTGAACTCCACGAGCGgcaacaatataaaacaagtgAAAAATCTTATCACAATCGAAAACAGTGTTATGAAGAATACCAGTGCTGAAACGGGTGACACTTTAACAATTGACCTAGCTTTGACTCTATATTCTGGTATAAAACTACCTGAACTGTTCCCTGAAGATATTTCCGTGTACTTCAATACATCTGGTAGCACTGGGAAACCTAAACTAGTTGGCCACACCCACATTTCGTGGCACAACAGCACCCACACCATATGCAACTTAATGGATGTGAAGTCTCGGTCGCGCTATTTCTGTGATCGGCCGTTTGGGTGGAGTGTGGGGTCTCCTAGGATATATTTGGCGTCTGGAGCCACTCGCGTGTTTGCTGATACCGACCTCTTCCTGAAAGGAGGAAATACAGGTTACGCAATATGATATTACGTAAACAATTggtagaaaaaaatacattaacataaaacaataccACACCCAGATGATGCCACTATTTATGTGGCTATATTTGATTGCTAAAAGGCCAAATACTTTTCTTGCACGTGGTTGTGCTTAAGTGTTCAAAACAGAATATCTTTGAAAATGGCTGTGCATGTAGTCATACATTACAATCCAGGATTAGTGGCCATTGATTTCTTCTAATTTCTCCGAGCTTGTTTGTGAAGACAGAcagaaagttaaaaaaaatatatgtccgAGACGGTCTCCTGGTTTGAACCCAGCTCTTGTGTCCTTCTTTGAAAGGCCTTGAGAAAATGCCCCTGCCGAGGCTGAAACCAACGGCCTACTTTACTGACACCTTTATCGCAACACCATTTCATCTGATTATTTATGCACACAGATCGTCTGGCGGACATAGTTCGGCGTGAACGCTGCTCTCACGTATACATGCCAGGCTACCTTGTGGCTGATATGGTGGCTCGGCCTGACCTCGCCCCAAACTTCACAACCGTACACAGCATTAAATGTGCAGGGGAAAGGTAGGAGATTGGCTGAATGTCTAAACTATTAGTGTTTAACGTGTTACAAAATTTACAACCAGTATTCATAGACATCCACGATTGGGTGTTTGTATCTGCACACCATGAGCCTTTAAGCCATGGTCCTGACTGAGGAATCATGAAATGTAATATAATCGAACAGAATCACGAAACCATAACAACATGCAAACAGAATTGATAAAATTTTGTCTTTACTGTATCTTAGGATATCCGTGAGGCATCGGGAGCTGTTGGGTCTGTTTTGCCGGAAGTTGGTTATCTGGTACGGCTCCACGGAGGTCGCCGGGGTCGCCGCATTCTCTAGTCCGCAGCCGGAACTGTATTTACCGGGCATCATTGGCACACCGCTTCCTGGTATGTTGTAatgtatttaaagtgacactcttattcaaaatcaatacatacacatttaaaacaaacatagattttgagtgataaaccttaaacgtcttactaagtaatgcatttatcgaaaattttaatttctgaaaataagattttaaccgtgtattttatagctaaaaactcaaaaatactaaatgattgGTGAGCGCTAAAAaattactgtgatctactatcgtcttaaaaggtagaaataccgtgttttctgcacctttctttaaaaaaaccccacagtatcctttataaaaaccattgtcattctttttggtatattaaaacaattgcataaaTTGTGTAAccttatttaggagtaagagtgcagctttaagttgtCACAAGCCGTGACACTCGGGCGTCTACTAGTAAATGTATCTTATCGTAGATTCAACTTTCGAAGGCCGGTGCaaagtttaaataattgaaattgtgGTGCCATTCGGATATGACGTCAAAAAGGTGGCTGATTGCTGcccttttttgcattttcgcaGCGAAAGAGAGAAATTCGACAAAACAAACATGCGCCAATAGTCGGGCAATCGTTGCACAGCCATCTGCCAAAATTTCGCATTTTGCCCCGCCTATTGGCGCATTGTCTAACTTTTGCCCCGCCTATTGGCGCATTGTCTTACTTTCGCCCCGCCTATTGGCGCAATGTCTAACTTTCGCCCCACGTATTAGCGCATTGTCTAACTTTTGCCCCGCCTATTGGCGCATTGTCTAACTTTCGCCCCGCATATTAGCGCATTGTCTAACTTTCGCCCCGCCTATTGGCGCATTGTCTAACTTTTGCCCCGCCTATTGGCGCATTGTCCAACTTTTGCCCCGCCTATTGGCGCATTGTCTAACTTTCGCCCCGTATATTAGCGCATTGTCTAACTTTCGGCCCGCCTATTGGCGCATTGTCTAACTTTTGCCCCGCCTATTGGCGCATTGTCCAACTTTTGCCCCGCCTATTGGCGCATTGTCTAACTTTCGCCCCGCATATTAGCGCATTGTCTAACTTTCGCCCCGCCTATTGGCGCATTGTCTAACTTTTGCCCCGCCTATTGGCGCATTGTCTAACTTTTGCCCCGCCTATTGGCGCATTGTCTAACTTTCGCCCCGTATATTAGCGCATTGTCTAACTTTCGGCCCGCCTATTGGCGTATTGTCTAACTTTTGCCCCGCCTATTGGCGCATTGTCTAACTTTTGCCCCGCCTATTGGCGCATTGTCTAACTTTCGCCCCGCCTATTGGCGCATTGTCTAACTTTTGCCCCGCCTATTGGCGCATTGTCTATTTTTCGCCCCGCATATTAGCGCATTGTCTAACTTTCGCCCCGCATATTAGCGCATTATCTAACTTTTGCCGCGCCTATTGGCGCATTGTCTAACTTTTGCCCCGCCTATTGGCGCATTGTCTAACTTTACCCCGCCACTTTGCATATTGATGCATTTTGAATCCGGTAGTTGTGGACTATCGAAAATGCGAAGACACGGAGTGACAAATATCAGCAAGCATACGTAAATGCTGTTGCCAAATACAACTGAAGTAATATAGTTTAAATGCCTATTGCTGAGCGTTTTATAGGATGTTCAATATGCGTCTTTTCATCTATTTCATTTCAGGATTCGAAATAAAGCTGGTTGACGGTGGCGGAAACGTGATACATCAAGGACAGACCGGTGAGCTATGTGTTCGTAGTGTCCACAGGTTTGTCGAGTACCGCTGTATGCCCGAGAAATTTTCACAAGCTGTTGACCCTGCTAACTGGTGCCACACTGGCGATATGTGTCATATGAACGCGGACGGGAACTTTATAATGGAGGGCCGCAAAAGTGACGTCATGTCCATAGGAACCGTCAAGGTGTTTCCTTACGAGATAGAGAAGGTATTTTTAGCGTGTACTGGTGCAGCGGAAGTTGCCGTCGTTCCTGTACCGGATATCCGGTTGTATGAATGCGCATGCGCGTGTGTCATTCCGAAGCAGGGTACCAATATGACCGTCAACGATGTCTTTGAGTTTTGTGACGGTGCGTGGAAGCCTGACGCCATTATGAAGCCGCGACATGTTATTCTGTTTAATCAGTTCCCTAACAACGATTCGGGGAAAACGGATAGGAAACTTCTGGCGCAAGAAGCGCGCAAACAACTGGGACTGGAGTAGAAGAAGTACAAAGTgtacatataaattaatatttgaatactCAGAATGATTTGAATACTTTGTTAGTTCTTATTTGTTATGTTCATGTGTACATGATAAAAGAACACATATCTGCCTCATTGATATAGCCGCATATGTGTTTTAGGATGCCGTTGAATTTGGATTGACATATTGTCATGAACTTTTGAAAGAAGCAAGCTTATGTGAAGATGTACCTCAGGATTCGATTTGGAGTATGTAGggccatggtcaaggtcacagttactaTAAATAAGGGAAAGGTTTCGCTCAGTAACTTTAGTTTATAatagaaattatgaaaatggaGCGAAGGCGAAAGTTAAACCGCTCAGGCgtttatttcatgaaatgagtCGCGGCTTTTTTGAATATGGTATTAAAGCAAATACTGGGATGACCTCGTAgtttttattcataatgatcAAGATTGAATATTTTGGAACTGAATTTGCTTGATTGCCggttgtatatattataaagagcATATTAAAGGAAGAAACGTAAATGcgatttgtatttgaatattgttacagaaatattttaactgtGCACTGACTAGCTGTCAATGCGATTTGATAgctgataaaacatatatttccaaTTCGGCTTCATTACGTAAGCTTCTACTGCCTGCCTACGACTGTGACCCTTATGTGCCAATCATAGTTACTTCACGCATGCGCAGACCGGGGTAGAGCTATGTATGTAAAATGGACAAAATGCTCTctacgaaaataaatgtttgttttcaccGTCAAATCTGCTCTACATGCTATGAATATGGAGCTACAGTAAATGGGGTAAATCTTCGAATGTCATTGGCTCAGGAATATGTGCGGACACCAAAGCATATTGAAGAATATTTTCACAGATCTTTAGATATAACAATAAAACGGTCATCAACTGAAAGACATGTTCAAAGATATGAACATCTAAATAAATATGACATGCAACTCAACATATAAGGTCTTGCTGTTCCTCTTCCTAACCCTTATTGAGTGAAATCTGACACCATGAAGGCTTGATAAGTATTTTCTGGACATTTTCATTTTGGTGTCTAATGGCGACATTCTCTGAGAATTGACCAAGCTGAAATGTACCAAAAATGCAATCAATAGTCTTTGTTTTCTTCCATTCtgacaactacatgtatagAGATGAACAATTGCATTATAGTAATGAAACTATATAAGTAAACATGCAATTAAACATAGTGAAACTGGCAAACAAATCATCAAAAGTAAACGTGAGTGATATCATAACCTGCAGATTTATAGGTTAGAGTGAGTGAGGGCGCGGGGTAAGATTGACCCTTTTCCAGAGAAAAGGCCGAACACCCACATCGGGTTTGAAATTCATTTATCATAGtttaatcaaagcgcttaaagcgttgaatggctttcggcctgcaacattttgtgagtatagtcatgtaattataaacatatgtattaacataaacatctaatttaaagatagtatatgctcgTGCATAATTTCCTTCACAaaaacttttatgtttaatgttgattCTCAATAAAATCAAGaagtataagtcacttgaaatgtggaatacgtcaaatagttacttataaggtatggagtaatactcaaaatcatataaaaccttatctggagcttttgtttcataaacaatgcactgaCACGGATAAAGCAGTAAGGAATTCTTAGTCAAATCTACTCtacacttcaaacttgacttgaggcgtatttaatttactaactAGGGTATGCAGGCttaaccaaatgcatcccaacaaaatgcattggacatattaattaggtttatgtttaagacTTCTTTCTACAACGCCAAATACCTCAGGGTCGAATCACCCACATACTATTTCTTCCCTGTatgctttatgtacatgtatctgaaTATTGCCCTAAACATATGTCACTCGTGGACAGAATGAAAAGTTTATATcagttgtgtttttaaatatgcatatgcattatgctacatgctCAAGATATCGGACTGAACTTACTGAGACAAACTAAGAActattcacatactttccgttTCATTCGGCATTTATACATGACTATGACAAaaattgtagcaggtcgataGCCTGACAACGCTTTACGCGGTTTGATTTGAATTGTAAAAgtgtattatattcatttagtaaatggttaaaaggttgttagtatgtacttacacaagagAATGGTTTTATGcgacaaacattttacaaacacaattaaaaactaacaatctcaataaaaatgtcaagtaaaagCCGATTTAAGCAATTACAAAGGAAGAAATTATACTTATGAAGAAACTGattgtaggataaaatgaagtatcataatttaatttaaaacattatggtttGATATCTTACGCCTAATTAGCATTTTATAGCATCATAATACGATCCATATTTTTCCGTCTTTTAACGACTTCTCAGAGGTTATTTCCGGGGAATAACCATATCCGAATGTCATGACCCACAATCTATTCttaactacaatgtacatgtagatattatcgGTTTCCGGCCGAAGCAAAATCTAAACACACGTAAATAATGCATGAATTTATTGGATtcagtacgcgttcattttgCTACTATTTGCGGATTCTGCTTTTCTTTATTGTGGTCTGTAATTCGccgatatcaaaatatatatcaattgcGTTATATTACGCATAACGCATCTTTTTTCaaactatattaaccgcataacatagaCCGAAGACTCCTTACAGCGCTATTTATAACAAGCTAATAAGTATGCAGATCGCAGTCCGTAGCACTTAGAGCAGATTGCTTACTAGgtattttcgatgtaaatgttattgtaaattaGGTCGGTGACCACCGCAGTTCTAACCGCGCTagggttgatacgcccgtgcgcgcattaattcgctaaaagttaaaaatgttatgtcgatctgccgatgcgatttccgagatacggttataaaagtctgcaggcatagcggcctacagcctaaaaacCAAAGTTGCACAAAAACTTTGACCAAGGCCcacaatttgtatttaggaaACTGTGGAGTGTGATAGCCGTagacaactgtgtgaagtattcattcaattgaatgaagggtatagaaggtAATAGTGAAACCCCAACTTGCACTAAATCTTTAACCGGACAtaatgtgccctaaaactttaacctaagtttcagggtcaatcaggggccataatttgtatttaggatgaaCAGATGTCATGTTACCTAATTGTAAGATGATCGTCAATAATTGCGTgaattattaagtcaattgattgaagggtatagaagttatttgtGACGTGAATCCAAACTTGCAGTAAAACACAGTGtggcctaaaactttaacctaattaagttcctaagtcaatcagagGTCATAATTTGCATTTAGGATGATATGTAACAGCATTGTGTggtggtcctgaacaactgtgtgaagtattaagttcATTCAATGAAGGGTGTTGGAGTTATATTGAAAATGCCAACTGTGCCCTAGCTAAAACctcattctcgttcaccagagtgatgatactatatatatatgcgtaccacaaatttatcattatcaaacctctgatgaataaGAATGTAAAATTAACGTTAACCAGACGCATGGGTGAGTCGTatagcctccttattcttcgaatagtcgagctaaaaacctTCCAACCATAACTAAGTTTAGTCAGAattatgggcataatatcttggGCAATTTCGATAACAGCCATATCGCTATAATCAAAAGAGAGTTATCGCCCTCTAAATATAGAAATTACATAAAAGTtgtcttgtccgatcaataacttgagaagcctttgtccaatatTCACTGAATTTAGAGCAGAATACCTCGTATGTGTTCGATAAACACCCAAATCGCCTCAGCCACTcgagagttatgacccttgaattggcaaTTAAACACTGTATATTCCTATTTACAGTGTCCGCTCCCTAAATTTGGCTGATGTACAACAAGTCATCACTAAACTTGGTGTCTAAAAAGGACGGGCGTCAGTTGGCGTACCCCTGCAAGTGTATTCACTATCACACGTGTAGATAACCCACCAGGTGCACAGGCCGAATTTGTCTCAAATGATGTCTGAAAGTCATTTTTTCATAACCTGCAAAACCCGCTCATGTGGTTGCATCTATAGAAATATTTTCGTTTGGTTTTGCGAAATAAGTGTCAAGTGTTGTATAcatatcattgtaaaataatttagtaAAACGTGACTGTCCATGCAGATTGCTTTCGTTGTGTTACTTATAGAGAACAGAGATCACTTACCTAGCCTAAACGGATGTTGGGTATGTCAGAAGCACTGTTCCATTTTGTAACACTACTgtagataattatatatttgtgaCAGAATCTTGTCCGTAACTAAGTGTTGTCTTCTGTCACAGACCCGGAGTCGGTGCAttttataatgcaccagtcaattgcaatgcaccagtcaatttgtaaccacggcttcCCCAGATCcggaggtataccggggatagccggggaaatgggccgtgtttttatcttccaggtggccccgcagtgccgggtgaatgcggtggttttgtcttcgcgcaaaacaTAGCGGGGCCCTTGGGTAcgtgggcatttggcggggattttaccattagttcgtccccgcaggacggggattttacccggggttggctggaccgaaagtcaaagtccccgctattccccggaccttgggcgggggggggggcgtggttacaattgattggtgcataaccacggcccccaggtccggggaatagcggggactttgactttcgatccagccaagcccgggtaagaCCCCCACCATGCAGGGACGAtttgctggtaaaatccccgccaaatgcccccgcacccaagggaccctaggtaaggcccaatCCCCGCTGTTTTTGGCGCGGAGGCAAAACCagcgcattcacccggcactacggggccacctggaaagtaaaaacacctCCCGGCTtaccccggtatacccccggacgtgggggggggggggttacaattgactggtgcataaatataatgaattttaattttatttcgtAGGTCTTGATTGCATCTTAAATTGTAAGATTAACACAAAATTTTCTGAAAAGTCGATAGGTAAAGATcgacaaaaaattaaattatttcagataCTACAATCATTGAACGTTTGATATGCGCTAAATAttgcatcaatattttcaaaacaccgCTTGTCACTCAATACCAGTTAGTCGATTAAACGTACTGTACACAGCGTATTTCGAAAACCAATCAAGACTACCACAACTGTCACAGGGAAAGGTTGACAAGCGGCATAGTAACACTTTTCACAGATAAGAGGCTACAATTCATGGTTGATATGAGAGCGGATCATTGTGTGTTCGgttcataaatattaattcgTCATGCCTGGCAAGACTTCTCCAAAACGAGACGCTCTGACCGAGATTAAATCAAAACAGAATGGAGTAAAGGCTAGGCAAGGGAGTGGAAAAGTAGGTctcattttgtttgtgtttacatttaaacaaactatttaaaatagaaatcaTAGCGTCACAAATGACTAAGTTCTCAATGTAATTCAAGTActagatttttttcaaactagAAACAAATAAGCTTACTGTAGGTAAGTATTGCAGTGCATTTAGTAGTTCCTGTTTTAATTGATATGGTTGGCAATGTTGCATACCAGCCTTTCAGGTAGTTGGTGTATTGAGGAATGTTAAGTATGTGAATGTATTTCTTACTGTAAAAATGTGTAGGTGTGACAATTATTGTACTTGTTATAAATAGTCCACTTAAAGGGCGATCAACGTGTCTTGATGATTTTACAACAAGGCAGACTCGAAACAGGTACTGTATacataaaaatgtgaaaataataaaaacaagcatCCA
Proteins encoded in this region:
- the LOC128232637 gene encoding 3-[(3aS,4S,7aS)-7a-methyl-1,5-dioxo-octahydro-1H-inden-4-yl]propanoyl:CoA ligase-like, whose translation is MNGLSYSRCSSDGSFDYTTVKDILEKWSTVQPEKEAFVGYDVDGNRTSITSRRLYETSVAFSKFVTKSGLTKGKCVVFCTKNSIQMLQAMFGVQIAGGIPIFTSCSMVDGSDVIDLVVDSNSTLLVIDEADGLLSSCLYDKIVNSTSGNNIKQVKNLITIENSVMKNTSAETGDTLTIDLALTLYSGIKLPELFPEDISVYFNTSGSTGKPKLVGHTHISWHNSTHTICNLMDVKSRSRYFCDRPFGWSVGSPRIYLASGATRVFADTDLFLKGGNTDRLADIVRRERCSHVYMPGYLVADMVARPDLAPNFTTVHSIKCAGERISVRHRELLGLFCRKLVIWYGSTEVAGVAAFSSPQPELYLPGIIGTPLPGFEIKLVDGGGNVIHQGQTGELCVRSVHRFVEYRCMPEKFSQAVDPANWCHTGDMCHMNADGNFIMEGRKSDVMSIGTVKVFPYEIEKVFLACTGAAEVAVVPVPDIRLYECACACVIPKQGTNMTVNDVFEFCDGAWKPDAIMKPRHVILFNQFPNNDSGKTDRKLLAQEARKQLGLE